In a genomic window of Paramicrobacterium chengjingii:
- a CDS encoding ABC transporter permease produces MSIRETTREDAARALSAARAPRRWGAWYIAEHRFRNMKAYTQTVIATGIGSPLMYLFAMGVGLASLVDANVEQNGLSVSYLVFVAPALLAMAAFEAAAEEFSYPIMLGFKWNPTFTGMGASPVTPGQIIDGQVIAVTARIVVTTALYFVFMLLFGAVPGNLGWISLFSAVLTGLAFGTLLMAYVSTLENDSGQIAMVMRFLVLPLTLFSGTVFPLTQLPWFLQWIGWLSPLWHGTELGRVLSYGYAEPVWLSMLHIVYLLLLTALGWMLARRVAARRLNR; encoded by the coding sequence ATGAGCATCCGCGAGACCACACGCGAGGATGCTGCTCGCGCACTGTCTGCGGCGAGGGCGCCGCGCCGCTGGGGCGCCTGGTACATCGCTGAGCATCGCTTTCGCAACATGAAGGCGTATACGCAGACGGTCATCGCCACGGGCATCGGGTCTCCGCTGATGTACCTCTTCGCGATGGGTGTCGGGCTCGCGAGCCTCGTCGACGCCAACGTGGAGCAGAACGGACTCTCCGTCAGCTACCTCGTGTTCGTCGCCCCGGCCCTGCTTGCGATGGCGGCGTTTGAAGCAGCCGCAGAGGAGTTCAGTTACCCGATCATGCTCGGGTTCAAATGGAACCCCACGTTCACCGGAATGGGCGCGAGCCCAGTGACTCCGGGGCAGATCATCGACGGGCAGGTCATCGCCGTGACCGCTCGCATCGTTGTGACGACGGCGCTCTACTTCGTGTTCATGTTGCTGTTCGGCGCGGTCCCCGGCAATCTCGGCTGGATTTCGCTCTTCTCCGCAGTGCTCACAGGTCTTGCCTTCGGCACGCTGCTTATGGCCTATGTTTCGACGCTTGAAAACGACAGCGGCCAGATCGCCATGGTCATGCGCTTTCTCGTTCTGCCTCTTACCCTCTTCTCGGGCACGGTGTTTCCACTCACCCAGCTGCCGTGGTTTCTGCAGTGGATCGGCTGGCTCTCCCCGTTATGGCACGGCACGGAACTTGGCCGAGTGCTTTCGTACGGGTACGCGGAGCCGGTGTGGCTCAGCATGCTTCATATCGTCTACCTTCTGCTTCTGACGGCACTCGGGTGGATGCTTGCACGCCGCGTCGCTGCGAGGAGGCTCAACCGATGA
- a CDS encoding VOC family protein: MTVTGPSFLALQVRDTERAADFYETQLGLRRAPQAPPGAVVFMTEPIAFAVREPLPGVDLDSTPRPGLGVALWMSSDAVQQLHDGLASRGTPILRAPEQGPFGLNFTFADPDGYAVTVHEQAPAR; this comes from the coding sequence ATGACGGTGACTGGACCCAGCTTTCTTGCCCTGCAGGTGCGTGACACTGAGCGCGCGGCTGATTTCTACGAGACGCAGCTTGGTCTGCGACGCGCTCCGCAGGCCCCGCCTGGGGCCGTCGTCTTCATGACGGAGCCGATTGCGTTCGCGGTGCGCGAGCCCCTGCCGGGAGTCGATCTCGACTCGACTCCGCGGCCCGGGCTCGGCGTTGCACTGTGGATGAGCAGCGACGCGGTGCAGCAGCTGCATGACGGACTTGCCTCGCGGGGAACGCCGATTCTGCGCGCGCCCGAGCAGGGCCCCTTCGGGCTCAACTTCACGTTCGCCGACCCCGATGGGTATGCGGTGACCGTTCACGAACAGGCTCCTGCCCGCTGA
- a CDS encoding ABC transporter permease yields MSVQTVPTQRRVNGPSALYARNARSVMLRGWRATASTNWLVMVSGFFEPIFYLLSMGIGLGALVGDVEGPGGTEIPYAAFIAPALLAVAAMNGAVYDSTWNVFFKIKFSKIYEGMLSTSLGPFDIALGEISLALIRGALYAFGFMVVMQVLGLNLSWWALLAFPAVLLIASGFASFGMAVTSYMKTFQHMDWINFILMPMFLFSATFFPLSVYPQSVQYVIQVLPLWHGVELVRGLTTGAVELGMLWHVLYFAVMSLVGIVFTTRRLRALFLD; encoded by the coding sequence ATGAGCGTTCAGACCGTTCCGACGCAACGCCGAGTCAATGGACCCTCCGCACTGTACGCGCGCAATGCGCGCTCGGTCATGCTGCGCGGGTGGCGGGCGACGGCGAGTACGAACTGGCTCGTCATGGTCTCAGGATTCTTCGAGCCGATCTTCTACCTGCTGTCGATGGGCATCGGCCTCGGCGCTCTCGTCGGCGATGTCGAGGGGCCAGGCGGCACCGAGATTCCGTATGCGGCGTTTATCGCCCCCGCGCTGCTCGCCGTCGCGGCTATGAACGGTGCCGTCTACGACTCCACGTGGAATGTGTTCTTCAAGATCAAGTTCTCGAAGATCTATGAGGGGATGCTGTCGACGTCGCTCGGCCCGTTCGACATCGCCCTCGGCGAGATCTCTCTCGCGCTCATTCGCGGCGCGTTGTATGCGTTTGGTTTTATGGTCGTGATGCAGGTGCTCGGGCTCAACCTGTCGTGGTGGGCATTGCTCGCCTTCCCTGCCGTGCTGCTCATCGCGAGTGGCTTTGCGAGCTTCGGCATGGCGGTAACCAGCTACATGAAGACCTTTCAGCACATGGACTGGATCAACTTCATACTCATGCCCATGTTTTTGTTCTCTGCCACGTTCTTCCCGCTGAGCGTGTACCCGCAGAGCGTCCAATACGTCATACAGGTGCTGCCGCTGTGGCATGGCGTCGAACTCGTGCGCGGTCTCACGACCGGTGCTGTCGAACTCGGGATGCTGTGGCACGTGCTCTATTTCGCCGTGATGTCGCTCGTCGGCATCGTGTTCACGACTCGGAGGCTCCGCGCGCTGTTCCTCGACTGA
- a CDS encoding CPBP family intramembrane glutamic endopeptidase, whose translation MTLSAVIRRIIEHPIIWLAAGAIAIGGAYALITSPSPVIGPFGTVVLPLLGSLIGLLLYRLVMHAMAGRPTPELTRRRSLFETLYGIEVGLVFVALTVATISLLGGYTFEWASGDILSVITTVVAVNVGAAVIEELIFRGLALQALEKLGGSWVALAATSLLFGLLHLANPGATVWSACAITLEAGVLLGSAFLWRRSLWFAIGLHFAWNTTEGLLGIPVSGHAYSGLFTVTAHGSPLLTGGAFGLEASIVPVAVSVLLSIPMLVLAHRRGNLVPLSHAARRTTAHAVAGS comes from the coding sequence ATGACATTATCCGCAGTGATTCGCCGCATCATTGAACACCCCATAATCTGGCTTGCAGCTGGCGCGATCGCCATTGGCGGTGCCTATGCACTCATCACGTCCCCTTCCCCCGTTATCGGCCCATTCGGCACCGTCGTGCTGCCACTGCTCGGCAGTCTGATTGGTCTGCTGCTGTACCGACTTGTCATGCACGCAATGGCGGGGCGCCCGACGCCAGAGCTCACTCGACGTCGCTCCCTCTTTGAGACGCTGTACGGGATCGAAGTCGGACTCGTCTTCGTTGCTCTCACCGTCGCGACGATCTCGCTGCTCGGCGGGTACACGTTCGAATGGGCGTCGGGGGACATCCTGTCGGTGATCACGACAGTGGTTGCCGTCAATGTCGGAGCCGCGGTCATCGAAGAGCTCATCTTTCGCGGCCTGGCGTTGCAGGCCCTCGAGAAGCTGGGCGGAAGCTGGGTGGCCCTCGCCGCGACATCGCTGCTCTTCGGGCTGCTGCACCTGGCAAACCCGGGCGCCACGGTGTGGAGTGCCTGTGCCATCACGCTCGAAGCGGGTGTGCTGCTTGGCTCTGCGTTCCTCTGGCGTCGCAGCCTCTGGTTCGCGATCGGCCTGCACTTCGCCTGGAACACGACTGAGGGTCTGCTCGGCATCCCCGTCTCCGGCCACGCGTACTCTGGCCTCTTCACCGTCACCGCTCATGGATCGCCGCTGCTCACGGGAGGAGCGTTCGGGCTCGAGGCATCCATCGTTCCGGTTGCCGTGAGCGTTCTGCTTTCCATCCCCATGCTCGTGCTTGCACACCGCCGCGGAAACCTCGTGCCCCTTTCCCACGCGGCCCGTCGGACAACGGCGCACGCGGTCGCCGGCAGCTGA
- a CDS encoding ABC transporter ATP-binding protein, with product MPEPVIEARNLVKKYKDFAAVDGISFEVAPGESFGLLGPNGAGKSTTMRMVGAVSTRTAGDLTILGLDPDEYGPEIRSQLGVVPQADNLDEELRARENLLVYGRYFGLPRKLVAQRADELMAFAQLDDKVKAKVDDLSGGMKRRLTIARALINDPRILLLDEPTTGLDPQARHVLWDRLFRLKEQGTTLVLTTHYMDEAEQLCDRLVVVDNGRIMAEGSPSQLIRQYSSREVLEVRFGSQNNEVVARELDGVGDRAEVLPDRILIYSSNGEEALSAVTARGHNPMTSLVRRSSLEDVFLRLTGRSLIE from the coding sequence GTGCCAGAACCCGTCATTGAAGCCAGAAATCTTGTCAAGAAGTACAAGGACTTCGCCGCGGTCGACGGCATCTCGTTTGAGGTGGCGCCCGGGGAGTCCTTCGGTCTGCTCGGGCCCAACGGCGCGGGCAAGTCCACGACGATGCGCATGGTCGGCGCTGTGTCGACACGCACGGCAGGCGACCTGACCATCCTGGGGCTCGACCCCGACGAATACGGACCAGAGATCCGTTCTCAACTGGGCGTCGTCCCGCAGGCAGACAACCTCGACGAAGAACTGCGCGCTCGCGAGAATCTGCTTGTCTACGGACGCTACTTCGGGTTGCCTCGCAAACTTGTCGCCCAACGTGCAGACGAGCTCATGGCTTTCGCGCAGCTCGACGACAAGGTCAAAGCCAAAGTCGACGACCTCTCGGGCGGCATGAAGCGCCGACTCACTATCGCTCGTGCGCTCATCAACGATCCTCGCATTCTGCTTCTCGACGAGCCGACGACCGGACTGGACCCGCAGGCGAGACACGTTCTCTGGGACCGCCTCTTCCGACTCAAAGAGCAGGGCACCACGCTCGTGCTCACGACGCACTACATGGACGAGGCAGAGCAGCTGTGCGATCGCCTCGTTGTCGTGGACAACGGGCGCATCATGGCGGAGGGGTCTCCTTCTCAGCTCATCAGGCAGTATTCGTCACGCGAGGTGCTTGAGGTGCGATTTGGTTCGCAGAATAACGAGGTAGTCGCGCGCGAGCTTGACGGCGTCGGCGACCGCGCCGAGGTGCTTCCCGATCGCATCCTCATCTATTCGTCAAACGGAGAAGAAGCGTTGTCGGCCGTCACCGCACGCGGTCACAATCCGATGACCAGCCTCGTGCGCCGCTCAAGTCTCGAAGACGTCTTTCTGCGACTCACCGGGCGGAGCCTGATCGAATGA
- a CDS encoding MFS transporter produces MSKAPISTPNATAEVPTPANPRSRVIFASMIGTTIEFYDFYVYATAAVLVFPHLFFPEGDPTVALLSSFAVFGAAMVARPLGAVFYGHLGDRKGRKATLVASLLTMGVATFLIGFLPTYHQVGWWAPLFLVIFRLAQGFALGGEWSGAALVATENAPKGKRAWYGTFPQLGAPLGYIIANGIFIIISVLQPANGTVNEQFLAWGWRVPFWFSIFMVIVGVIVRLRLVESTAFAATVAAGTVRKMPLGTVLRNNWRELILGTFFMLATYVLFYLMTTFVLSYGTTPTDAAMAGLGYERTQFILMSIIGVVFFGIFTLLSGPWADKWGRRRTLTWVTLAIVVFGLLFVPLLDGGIVGVMALLIIGFSLMGMTFGPMGALLPELFPTNVRYTGSGVSYNVSSILGAAVAPFIAVALWSAGGGSPFWVGVYLSAMALITLVALLIGKETKDVDMEK; encoded by the coding sequence ATGTCCAAGGCACCAATCTCGACACCCAACGCAACGGCAGAAGTGCCGACACCCGCGAATCCGCGCTCACGCGTGATTTTCGCGAGCATGATCGGCACGACGATCGAGTTTTATGATTTCTACGTCTATGCCACAGCGGCGGTGCTCGTCTTTCCTCACCTCTTCTTTCCCGAGGGCGACCCGACCGTGGCGCTGCTCTCATCGTTCGCGGTCTTCGGCGCGGCCATGGTTGCCCGCCCACTCGGCGCTGTCTTCTATGGACACCTGGGTGATCGCAAGGGACGCAAGGCCACGCTCGTCGCCTCGCTTCTGACGATGGGCGTCGCTACCTTCCTCATCGGGTTTCTACCGACATACCACCAGGTCGGCTGGTGGGCACCGCTGTTTCTCGTAATCTTCCGACTCGCTCAGGGCTTTGCGCTCGGTGGCGAGTGGTCTGGCGCAGCGCTCGTCGCCACAGAAAACGCACCGAAGGGCAAGCGCGCCTGGTACGGCACCTTCCCGCAGCTCGGTGCGCCCCTCGGTTACATCATTGCAAACGGCATCTTCATCATCATCTCGGTGCTTCAACCAGCAAATGGCACGGTCAACGAGCAGTTCCTCGCGTGGGGCTGGCGCGTTCCTTTCTGGTTCTCCATCTTCATGGTGATCGTCGGAGTAATCGTTCGGCTGAGGCTCGTGGAGTCAACGGCGTTCGCAGCGACGGTCGCCGCAGGCACCGTGCGCAAGATGCCGCTCGGCACCGTGTTGCGCAACAACTGGCGCGAGCTCATTCTCGGCACCTTCTTTATGCTCGCCACCTACGTGCTCTTCTACCTGATGACGACGTTCGTTCTGAGCTACGGGACAACACCGACGGATGCCGCAATGGCGGGACTCGGCTATGAGCGAACCCAGTTCATCCTGATGTCGATCATCGGCGTCGTGTTCTTCGGCATCTTCACCCTGCTCTCTGGCCCCTGGGCAGACAAGTGGGGTCGTCGACGCACCCTCACGTGGGTGACCCTCGCGATCGTCGTCTTCGGTCTGCTGTTCGTTCCTCTGCTCGACGGCGGCATTGTCGGAGTGATGGCTCTGCTGATCATCGGATTCTCGCTCATGGGCATGACGTTTGGCCCGATGGGCGCCCTGCTTCCCGAACTGTTCCCCACCAATGTGCGGTACACAGGCTCTGGAGTCTCGTACAACGTCTCGTCGATTCTCGGAGCCGCGGTTGCGCCGTTCATCGCCGTCGCCCTGTGGAGCGCCGGCGGCGGAAGCCCGTTCTGGGTGGGCGTTTACCTCTCCGCGATGGCGTTGATCACACTCGTGGCCCTGCTGATCGGCAAAGAGACGAAAGACGTCGACATGGAGAAGTAG
- a CDS encoding MarR family winged helix-turn-helix transcriptional regulator — MLQEDDLGALVGYRLKEAQSVLRSRMDETLRGLGLSTPQYICLELLSRQPGASNSDLARGAFVTRQTMNTLLHGLQRRGLIERAEQAVAGRALPTQLTVSGQQLLDLADEKVQQIERRTVSLLDHEQAKALHDALSLCIEALSEPDD; from the coding sequence ATGTTGCAAGAGGATGATCTCGGAGCACTGGTGGGCTATCGACTCAAGGAAGCGCAGTCGGTGTTGCGATCCCGCATGGATGAGACGCTTCGCGGGCTCGGCCTGTCGACTCCCCAGTACATCTGCTTAGAGCTACTCAGCCGGCAGCCCGGAGCATCCAACTCCGATCTCGCCCGTGGAGCCTTCGTCACGCGACAGACGATGAACACTCTTCTTCATGGACTCCAGCGTCGAGGACTCATCGAGCGCGCCGAACAGGCAGTGGCGGGACGAGCCCTTCCGACGCAGCTCACCGTGTCGGGCCAGCAGCTCCTCGACCTCGCCGACGAGAAAGTCCAGCAGATCGAAAGGCGCACGGTCAGTCTGCTCGACCATGAGCAGGCGAAGGCACTGCATGATGCGCTGAGTCTCTGCATCGAAGCATTGAGCGAACCGGACGACTAA